The following DNA comes from Ascaphus truei isolate aAscTru1 chromosome 1, aAscTru1.hap1, whole genome shotgun sequence.
AGCCCAGAGATAGCGAGTGGTATATAAATCGGAGCAGGGAGCCACAGATTGTTAATCCAGGAAAAGAATCCCAAGAGATGAGAGAGACACTCAGGTAAGCGTGCCCAGCAGATTACTGGGATATAGCAATATATAGCAAACAGCCATGTTACATACCTACCTGTGCTATGATAGCTAGGGGATGAAGAGAGATGCAATAGATTTTAGCTTTACCTTGTATACAATCTGGCATATTACACATTTTAAGCACATCAGGGccctacttttatttattttttatctttttcaTGCAGCTGCACATATGAAGCACATATGCTGAACCTTTCTGAAACTTGTTTAGAAAAGCGTCATAAAAATCTCCATGGCTTTAATTAAACCAAAAAGGTGCGGGTAAAACCTACATTTTGTTTGTGCTTACAGTAAATGCTCCTTTCCCTAACTTTATATGCAACTTCCCATTGTTTTACATTATCCATATGTTCCATACTGTAATCACAATGTATAGTTGGTGCTATAACTATCTATATATCACACACTTGGCTATCCATTATCCTTAGTCTCAATCCCTTGATACCTCAAATATACGTTTCACATAGGTTTTATGTAGGGGCTTCTGAGATTTTGCACTGCATTAAACAGATGGTAACCATGCTCCTGCAGTACATCCAAAAGGGGATGCAACCCTCTCAGTAACGAAGGGAGGTACTTCAGAGAGCACAGAAACCAATTGAGCACAATGTACATACATGCTTTTTGGTGGTCTCTGATAAGGTCACAGTGCTGTTTTGGGTTCAAGTATGGGGCCTAGTTCTGTGTCGGGATGTACCATTAAAGTTTCTCTGCTTGTAGGTGCAAAACTGTTTTATTAAGCATTCTGTAGTTACATTTAAAACAAATTCTTCTTAGACAATTATAATGCAGAACCTCTGGTTATAAAGAGAAAATAAGAAAGAATATGATTGCACATTTCATCTTAattatggacacacacacaccttaaaaaaaaatccacattaTGGCTTCAATATACCAAACATATTTAAGAGTCGATTGCCCTGTGACCAAAGGTAATAGAGCATAATAAGTGTTTTATTTTAACAACGTTGATATCTAACTTTTCTTTCTCCCCCTGTATAGGTCACAAATTGCCACAGAAAACCGAAGAATCAAATAAAAGGACCTCCTTGCACTTTAACATTGAAGTGCTTTTTCTAAGCTTATAGCAGTAAGTGCTTCAATGTTTTAGTGAAAGAGGGCCCTTCGCTCAAACAGAAATCACCATCAAAAGCTGAAGCTCTACAATCGCCTCGCGCTCAGTCAcaatcacgtgtgtgtgtgtgtgtgtgtgtacacacgtatgtgtgtataaagtagATACCCTTCAGCACTGTTATGAATGAATGACTTGGTACCTAGACAATGGTAGGGTTTACAATACTATGTAAGTGCAGTGTTAAATTGTAAGTTCCCCAGTGCAGGGATATTGGTCCTGATGCTTAATTTAAAGTTGGGTGCGCTTACACCTATCCTGTAAAATGTGCTGTATTTTAATGTCCGTTCTGTAAAAGACATCGTGTGCGGGTTTGTGCATCAATATACACTACATACTAGCCTGCACATCAACGGCAAGTCTTGCGTGGCCATTCTGCAATTCATTCTTGGCCGAGGAAGGAAGGCTCTCCTCTACTTTAACATTGGGGTACTTTCTGTGTCCATCTAAAGGGTAAGTGCTCCAATGTTTTAGTGGAGGTGAATCTTTAATCACTTTTACAGGTGCGAGGAGTGAAGACCGAACTGCAAACATACTAAAAGAGAGTCATGTCTGCCTTAACCTGGAGCACATGCTGTGAAATAATGAGTAAGTGCTTCATGTTTTGGCGGCTGTGCGTTCTCAATGCGCTTTTTCTAGGACACCTGGACATTGTATTACTGTTTGTAGCTACCATAGCTAATATGCAACTCTGTGATATGTGAGATGGAATTGCACTTTAGCAATGGTGATGGCCTGCAGCCTAACAACTGTTAAGCATAGCCCTTGTTTAATTAATGATATTTTGATAGGGACCCATTTGGACTGCATGTATATTTAAAGCACTCATTCTGTCACTTAAAAGTTCAAGCATCATAAATAAACTGACACGCATTTGAACTGAATTCAAAAACTCTTGTATTCATTGTGTCAAAATCCTGAAAGATGCGGAATCATTTAACAGgtcctgttttttttgtttttaaaatacttttacataatttattttaaaaatgatgataaaaaaaaaagatgacttATCGCTGTTGTCATTGCAGCATTATTCCCTCTTAAGTATAAGCCCCCAACCCTCAAATGCCCGATAACTTCCTGTATGTAACACACAATATCACATCTATTGTTTCCAATGGTAACGTGCTCACTTTCCTGTAACTACATTGAACATTGCTAAGTGGGGCATACACAAGACATACACTAAACTCATTAAATGTGCTGGAGAAGGATCATTAAATGGGACAAATCTTCCCCAGTACAGGAATATAACTTCAAAGCATTTTAAATAAGCGCCGCATCGTTTGTATATTTAGTAACAAAACCCACTGTCACATTTACATTCATGTTCATGCATATCAGAGCTTGATAACATATCCTCATCAGAAGACATTGATTGGAGTATGGGAaattgttttttggggggagtgggggagttaAAAGTCTTATTTCCTTTTTCATTGCACAACTGTCACCTGTAACTGCATATTTCAAAGGAATATTTTACTCGGcattggaaaaacaaaaaggtcattatttaaccccttgagaaacTGCAAGATACAGTTTGAGCACAAAGTTACAATAATGTTGAAGCGGTGTGAAACTTAAATGCTGTGGTCACACCAAAAATGGCAAATGTGATCATAGGAAAAAGGTGGCACTCTCAAATGCACAGACTTGTAAGGCCATTTCTTTGGAAGACTCACGGAGTGCTACCTTTTTCCAGGATTtcattttaaaattatttaagcGACGAGGAGAGCTGATAATCTCTGATAAAGAGGGAAGcagaatttaatttaaaaaaagtccCCAAATTGCATGCACTCTTGAGACCCACACAATATGCAACTTTGCACCACTGCAATTTACTACTCCATATATATTGTGTGAGTCTTGGCGTGCATGCAATTTGGGGACTTTTGATTAATCTCTGCTAAAGGGGGAAGCAGAGTTTAATCAGCTCTCCTCATCCATACCCTCCTCCCCAGTGcacctatcacccccccccccacccccttccatcCTAGGAGTGCTGGTATTCAACTCAGTTGTTGGTTAATTATTTAACCCCTACATGGACATCAGAGAGCTTGTCCaagagattatttatttatagcgGGGAAAAAACTTATTATTTTGTATACCTTGAGGATCTTGTTCACAAGAACCCATCTGAAAGCACTATAAATCCTGACATACTCTATCTCCTGACTTTGTTTGTATTAGGGTTTATTGAGTCAAAGTTATTGCCAGAGGGGCTTGCAACAAATTGCATACAGGGTTACCAGCCATCTCCAAAAGACCAAGACTGCAGGGTATTCCTCTGACTGACAAATATGCCTGTGCAACCGCAGAACAGATAATATCAGAGCACGAAAGGACACCTGGAGCCAAGTGTTGTGACTGGATGTGTGTAATATACCTAGTGTTGTGACTGGATGTGTGTAATATACCCAGTGTTGTAACTGGATGTGTGTAATATACCTAGCGTTGTGACtggatgtgtgtaatatatacccAGCGTTGTGACTGGATGCGTGTAATATACCTAGTGTTGTGACtggatgtgtgtaatatatacccAGTGTTGTGACTGGATGTGTGTAATATACCTAGTGTTGTGACtggatgtgtgtaatatatacccAGTGTTGTGACTGGATTTGTGTAATATACCTAGTGTTGTGACTGGATGTGTGTAATATACCTAGTGTTGTGACtggatgtgtgtaatatatacccAGTGTTGTGACTGGATGTGTGTAATATACCTAGTGTTGTGACTGGATGTGTGTAATATACCTAGTGTTGTGACTGGATGTGTGTAATATACCTAGTGTTGTGACTGGATGTGTGTAATATACCTAGTGTTGTGACTGGATGTGTGTAATATACCTAGTGTTGTGACTGGATGTGTGTAATATACCCAGTGTTGTGACTGGATGTGTGTAATATACCTAGTGTTGTGACTGGATGTGTGTAATATACCTAGTGTTGTGACTGGATGTGTGTAATATACATAGTGTTGTGACTGGATGTGTGTAATATACATAGTGTTGTGACTGGATGTGTGTAATATACCTAGTGTTGTGACTGgatgtgtgtaatatacaggcataccccgctttaaggacactcactttaagtacactcgcgagtaagtacatatcgctcaataggaaaatggcagctcacgcatgcgcctgtcagtacgtcctgaaaagcaataccggctccctacctgtaccgaagctgtgcgcaagcggggagactatagagccttttacacatgtgttatttacatcagttatgcacatatatgacgattgccatacagttcatgcatcgataagtaggaaaaaggtagtgcttcactttaagtacattttcgctttacatacatgctccggtcccattgcgtacgttaatgcggggtatgcctgtacctagTGTTGTGACTGGATGTGTGTAATATACCCAGTGTTGTGACtggatgtgtgtaatatatacccAGTGTTGTGACtggatgtgtgtaatatatacccAGTGTTGTGACtggatgtgtgtaatatatacccAGTGTTGTGACTGGATGTGTGAAATATATACCCAGTGTTGTGACtggatgtgtgtaatatatacccAGTGTTGTGACTGGATGTGTGAAATATATACCCAGTGTTGTGACTGGATGTGtgtaatatacagctcaaccccattataacgcgatccgttacaacacgaatccgataataacgcgatgcaagtgtgtctcccaattttcatatttatgaatactttacaacacggttattggtatcttaaatactttattgtacaacgcatacaattgtacattatttgtaacgcgatccgcttatagcgcggtgtgattctttggaccccaagcacagcgttataagggggttgagctgtatattgtgTTGTGACTGGATGTGTGTAATATACATAGTGTTGTTACTGGatgtgtgtaatatacagtacctaGTAGCCATGAGAACATTTCTGTGCAAAATGGACTAATAGGACCTACTTTGCCAGGACTCTTAGAGGGATGACCTCCTCTGCAACACGGTGCTTCTCTTTGTGCTTCTTCTTCCGCTTCCTCTTCACCTTGGTCATGGATGTGTCTTTCTTGTCTCCGGCGTCCTTCTCCTCTTCTGTGGAAACCTCTGTGAGCCAAGGAAACCAGGAGTAAAAAGGAGGGTGAGATACTCTAAGGTGCTGATATTTGCAAAGCAAAAAAGCAGGCGCTCATAAGTATATACAGGTTTCAAGATGTATGTCTTGTGTAATATATacatactcttttttttttttttagctttcaaAACTAATGGTTTAAATCGATTTTATTCTCAGCTTTAAAACGTATGCAGTGGAGGGTCTTCTTTTTTTCCACATCAAGACTATAAGCAACGTGTGTCATCACCTCAATGCTAAAGTAGATGTCCAAATTTGGtggcaaaaaacaaacagagAAAACATTGCGCTATACAATTACAGTTTCTCCATCTACTGCCTTGCACCAGTGCCGCTCccattaaaaagacaaaaaaaaaacaaccttctGTCAGGTCCCAAACAGTTTCGTTCAGGTCTGCTATAATTTAGCTGGACGCTGCATGCCGACGTCTACCCTGCAAACCAGACGAGCGTCTCTGCAGATGTGACTGTAGCTGTTCAGTGAAAGCATCTACAGGGGGAAAGCACATCCCAGCTTTTACGTGGCCCATTTTTAAGTGGGATACACTGTGGAGTGTAATAGGGAATAATATGCGACTTCTCATCTAGTAAGATTCTAACAGACGTCATCTTTCTTTTCTCAGGTATGCACTGAGTTACTTGTGGCTGTCTTTGCTATTAACACCTGCTGTGCTGACCAAAACAtagctcagcggtgcgcaaactccctgcgcctcccttacctgctgcctcctcggtcgcgccccccctcgcctctaatgatgcgtcaaatgacgtcacgtgcTGTGATTTGACGTCATGTCTCCATGGTAATGGCcgccatttgatgccgtgttgccatggagacgcgtggacaagaagccggtaagtaaattttacagaggcctcgcgctcttagcgtggggcctctgtaaccgccatgcACCTAGTAACCTAGTGAACTGAAGTGTGTCAGGTGACTTCTTAGGCCTGTATATTTAGAGACAGGCTAGGGAAGCGGCATCTGGGGGGGGCACATCTTTCAAGTGGCCCATTTTGAAGTGGGATACGCTGCAGAGTTTAAAAGGGAGTGGAACAGAAGTGGACAACCGCACACTTACTGGCCCTGGATTTGAACGGCGCTGGTCATGCCTCCTCTTCTATTCATATCTGGTctaacctcacttcttttcaaactaTGTTTAACTACACCCCTGCCCGACTCCTGCATTGTGCCTAAGGATGTCTTGTCTACCccttttatatctaaagccctctcccgcataAAACCTTTGTcactcactgcccctcacttctggaatgcacttcccctcaatatccggctggcaccctctctctccacctttaggaccctTCTTAAAaaacacctctttaacaaagtatatgggtagctccgctggccgatactatacatctcatatgcactggcCTAGTACATGCGTCTGCAAGTGGTCAAGAACGCCATCCTCTCTCAgaaagttctccccacttaccacttcgattgtaagctcttgggacaGCGGCTACTTTTCCtactgttttatgtctgaagcgctttttccccattatgtgttacattattatgtcacgtgtattactgctgtgaaacgctaaGTACTTGGATGGCGGTATATGAATAAAGACAGACTGCAAGAGAGGCTCCACCTGGAAGCAAAAGGTTTGCAGATTTAATGGCCCTTTCTTTGCCAAGCCAATAGAGTTGGCTGCACAGGCATGTGACCCAAGTGTGAAGCATCTTGTGCACCTGTGAATACTTCAATGATAATTACCTTTACACTCGGTAAGGCCCGCCGGCTCGGACATTGGCTTTGCATGGACAAGGTCATCCTCAGCCTCTAGTTTCCTCTGTTTTACAGACGAGGAGTCACAGTCCTCTGAGCTGCTGCGTTTCCTCTTTTGCGGCCTGTTTTCCTCGGACTGATCCGAGCTCTCACCACGACTCTCTCGTTTCTTCTTCTTCTTAAGCGGCTGCTTGTGAGCATCAGAGGTCTCCGTCATCGAGCTCTCCGATACAGTCCTTTGCCTTTGCGGCTTGCTTACTTCCTCGGGGGCTGTGTCCATACTCAGTGCTTGGCTTTCCTCTGCCACTTTTTCAGTGCCCTCCTTTCTCATCTTcgatttcttcttctttttctttttcttctcttctaGAAACAGAATATGCATGGACATTTGAAACGCAAATTAAAACGCTATAGAGAATGGAGATGATGCTCCATATAAGTAGGTTTCGAAATAAAATCTGGCAGAGGAATTCAATCACTAAATAATTTGCTAGACACAAGGTTGACAGTCATCATGCACAAGTGCCCAGCAGCAAACATAGGTTTCCTTCACACACAACAGACGTTTAGAAACGCAAAAATCCCTTGTCTTTTATTCATGACCCCAAGTCTCTGTAGAACTCCACACGCAATAAGTTTTGTGGTTAAATCGCAAATCTTCTGAGGGAGAACATTTAAGAAATTCATCTTACAGATCCCACACCATACTGGGTGATGTTATATACAACTTCTATTAATTTGAAGTAGGAGGCAAATAATTTGCTCAAGACAACCAGATGATAATCGGAGATCAATAACTTTGAAATATCCTCACTTTTGAGGACAACCCTTACCAGTCATTCATTCCAGTTGGTGTACTGAGCCCCAATGAAGACTGCAGAGAAAAGTGTAGGATAAACTCTTCAAATAAAACACAAGCCACATTTTGGGAACCTGCACATGCATTTAAAATAGAGCAGCCCTGTAAAGCCCTTAAAGGTACAATGAGAAGACATGTAACTCATACCAACGCCGCTTCCTTCAGATGTGTTAGGAGCTGGAACGGGCTTGTTTTTCACTGTTTTGGGGAACATCCCAGGTTTCTTTGCTGCTTCCTCAGGTGGATTATttaaaagctaaaaaaaaattacaaaaagtaATGCAGTTTAAACTCATTGGTGTACTATATGGCTTCAGCAGCAGGCGGGCCAGGAACCCCCTGCATTCCTGCCCTGAAGGTTAATTTGTTCAAAAACTAAAAACAAACCCACTATTGGGAACAAGCTACCGGATACGCTCAAAGCCgacaccagtctaaattctttcaaaactaaaactagtctcacattttaatctggtctgtaacagtttCATACGCCtgaaagataaaatatgttacacttttcatgcaatgtctttatacacaATGTGTCTTTATACACAGTGTGACGGAGCGCCTCCCGGTGTTCTCCTCCTCCAGCCGAGCGATCTGATGGACTTCAGATCACTCGCGATTGGGGGTCGTGGCCGTGATGTCCcgtggctggttcaccctcattggctgaaccgccgtgacgtggccattgTTTGGCTGCCGCACCAAAAGACTAAATTCTACAGGCGtgcgcaggcagctactggggccgcccccatagagggctgtaccttGTGTGCGGCGCACACGCCGGGGATGGAGcctaaccctgttcacttaatgtaacgatgtatttgtcatcataacatacttggacacacttgaaaacaagaggtcaCTCTCAATGTAtggcaaaacattttatatataataaataaatcgaTCATGTTTAATCCATTAGGTTATAAAAGGCTACAGATACTTTACAAAGAAAAGGGGAAACCCATTACCTCAATTGCTTTGGCAGCTTGCTCCTGAGTCTTAAACTCAATAAATGCAAATCCTTTGGGGTCGCCGGTGGTTCTGTACCTGGGGATGCTAATGTAGACCACCGACCCGCATTTACCAAACACCCGCTCAATCCAGCTGTGGTTGACATTTTTAGGTAGCAGCTCCTACAGGGGAAAAATACAACATTTATAGTTTCCAATGcaaagtaaataaataattaaaacctCAATCCAATTTCCTTTTCCTCGCTGCGAATATCCCTGAGCATTCCTTGAATGTgtgttctttccccccccccccgaaacgttAACATATCTTGAGCAATTGAATGCGGCTCAGATTTCCACCTAAAATCAAGCTATCATTTTGCGAGTATCCTCTGGACATTTTCACCTAAAGCGGACAAATACCTAGAAGGCTCAACAGATGTGCGAGACCCCGCAATGTACTGGAAGTAGAGTAGGGAACTGCTCTAAAATGTAATCAGTGCGGCTCTGTTTAAAAcaaaatgccatttttttttaacacgctTATTCTGTTTTCTAATGTTCTTCGTGGCCTATTTGTGCTCCAGTACAGACCCGGACAAGCCGGGGCATTTGGTAGCTTTACTTCCTCTACCTCTTGAAAACCAAGAGCTGCTATTCCAAATGGCCATTCTATGACTGTAAAACGTACATTCACTGTTACTATCACATGATAGAAGTTACAGAAGAGTATGCCACTGTATTATCACATAGCTTGTTCATCAGCTAAAGGTTTGAAAAGTAGGCTATAAGGTCACACTTGCGGCcactacacatactgtactgaacCGCACACAGTATTGCATCACCTGCCTCTTCTCTTTTGCGAGCAGCAATTTACAAACAGTAGCTAGAGCAGCGATGCTGAAATGTGGGCATTTAAAACTGGAAAGTAGCACACTGTGAAACAACATACAAATGTGACCATCAGAAACTCCGATTTGGGGTTTGTACCCAGAGCAGACTGATTACAAAGGGAAGATTTCAAAGATGAAAAAAGCATGTATTCGTTTATGTCTGCTGTTATTTTTTCAGTAGGActgaatatatactgtagaagCCTCGACATTTTGTTTTGTGAATAGAGCCATGTAATTATCGGAAAAATACAGAGTATTTCAATTAAACCGCACTGGATGCATCTGCTACGCTTTGGGATGTATTTTCTAATGGCAACCAAACTCCTACAGTCGGCATGGTCTTGTTAATGGCAGTTCCTACTATTTAACAACTCTacaaaaggagagggggggggggggggaaataacagAAATAATAATTCATGTGGGTGTAAATATTCTTACAAATGCTGGGCCAAGACAAGCAACATTTGACAGAAGCTTGCAAGTGTGCTGTTCCAGTGCCCAAAATACAGGACGCTGCACCAGAGAGCTCCCCATTACAGGGGTTCTCTAGTCTAGGGCTCTTCCAAGTTCCCCAAAGGGACCACACCAGAAAACATTTAGAAGCAGAAGGGCCACAACCTTATTGTTATGGaagtttttaaatatatttaaagatTTGAAAATGAATATATCAATATTTGGCAAgcatttataatacagtatatctgttcCGTACTGTACATATTTACATTGCCTAATCTTACATGCGAGTTTCAGCGTGTAAAATCGCTGCTGAAGCAACGGGTATGAAACGTGTAGGAGCAGACAGTCCAAGGGCCACATCCCGGCCCTCAGCAGCAGCGTGTGTGGCCTGCTGCTCACCAGGTGAGGAGCCCTGCTCTGTCCTGTAAGAGGAGCTGCTATGCCTGGTGAAGTCAGACAACGCTCACGGCATTTTACAGGGGAGCTAAATAAATCAAGTGTGCTGCAGAGATGCGGCTCACTTTGCCTTTCATTTCCCCAGTTACTGGCACGCAAAGCACCAAGTAATCAGCGCCACACTTTCTAcaaccattttatcagattgtaCATTCAGGGCACAGGTACTAAAGGTTTCAGCAGCAAAGCTGCACCTGCCCAGCACAAATATTTCTCATCGGTCCACACACACGTTTCCTAAGAGAGAAGGTCGTCTCTTCTGCTCAAATAACCAGAAAGCAGCAAAGGGCTATTAACCGAGTCTACTTGTAGCAATCCCTTACCACATACACTGTGCGACCATCAACATCCTGCGGTTTCTCCCCCAGGGGCAGGCGGCGCCTGATTTTAGTGCTGTCCAAACTCAGCTGACAATGGAAAAAGACGACATTTAGATGgcatatatgtatgtctttatttatatagcgcttcacagtagtaatacaagtggtcatcatataaataacaaataatataaatgataGCGTGTTCACTCTACCTCATCCCGCACCAAGCGAGATACCTCACCTCTACTACTGCCGAGTTCTTCAGGGCGCGGGATATGAGCTTGGCATCGGTGGTCAGTTTTTTCATTTTGTTAAATGAGGTCAGGACGGATATGTCAATGTCTAAAAGGAGAAGAAGCCAACAGAATTACACTGTGCAGCTATTTAGGCGATTCCTGACGTGTGCGTGTATATACAATACATATACGATTACAGatagatataatatatacaaCCCTGCAGtctgtaagctctcaggagcagggtccTCATTGCCTTCGATATCTGTTAGCGCTTGTCTGTCACTCAGTTTAATGTAATTGACGTCACTCTGTACGCCcgctgtaccgcgctgcggaatatgttggctctttacaaataaacaatgataataataaacatggtgtgtgtacatatataatgCTTTCAGAATTAGCTTAGTTCAAGCAATAGATATGAAAAAGAAATATATAACTGCAAGACAAAAACCACATGATGTGGAGCTATTGTATACAAGTCACATTCATGTCAGCTGTGGATATGTGGAAAGAAATGACTAGTGCAGTAACTCACTACAGCCGTGCGCTTTAACTGGCAGCTGTGTGCCAACTGCAGCCCGTGAAGGGCCTGCACGCGACCATCAGACCCTCAGCTCCTGCTCATTTCATACTGGTTGCTCTGGCAGCCAAGGGCAATATTTCCCACTGAAACTCACTTGCAAGTTAAGCTaacctaaataaaaataaatatagatatatatttgcagtgttcgacaaacctatacatttgcacgccccgggcgagtggatttaacatcgtggcgagctcctattggcccaagcagcacacgtgtggtactaggtggcgagtagatttttgtgttcggcgagtagattttttggtgatttgtcgaccactgtatatttGCA
Coding sequences within:
- the LARP7 gene encoding la-related protein 7, whose amino-acid sequence is MTEMEADTLRSKVKEDESTELRKDREKKKRSRVKQLLADIAKQVDFWFGDVNLHKDRFLREQIEKTRDGYIDISVLTSFNKMKKLTTDAKLISRALKNSAVVELSLDSTKIRRRLPLGEKPQDVDGRTVYVELLPKNVNHSWIERVFGKCGSVVYISIPRYRTTGDPKGFAFIEFKTQEQAAKAIELLNNPPEEAAKKPGMFPKTVKNKPVPAPNTSEGSGVEEKKKKKKKKSKMRKEGTEKVAEESQALSMDTAPEEVSKPQRQRTVSESSMTETSDAHKQPLKKKKKRESRGESSDQSEENRPQKRKRSSSEDCDSSSVKQRKLEAEDDLVHAKPMSEPAGLTECKEVSTEEEKDAGDKKDTSMTKVKRKRKKKHKEKHRVAEEVIPLRVLAKKEWLDLKAEYLSLQRASMASLKKSICEINHTSMGEMEAEPAQQNIEMKNGKADIVKSETVGPLFVNGVIVKIISSDPLQGRKYVKDALSGVSEVVYVDMLEGDTECHTRFKTPEGAQAVLKARSELQNKHNWKMQILSGDGEQRYWQKILVDRQAKLNRPREKKRGTEKLVAKAEKIRLAKTQEASKHIRFCDGV